A section of the Rhodospirillales bacterium genome encodes:
- a CDS encoding rhodanese-like domain-containing protein: MAAHKTIRASDLTPESCKSATILDVRTNKEHADACLDLPHIHIPMDEIHPESLVHDHGLAKDAKLYILCLAGKRAVAVASQLTKAGYTDVHVIEGGLMGCQACGQTIKKG; encoded by the coding sequence ATGGCAGCGCACAAAACAATCCGGGCCAGCGACTTGACGCCCGAATCCTGCAAGAGTGCCACAATCCTTGATGTCCGTACCAATAAGGAACATGCGGACGCATGCCTTGACCTGCCGCATATCCACATCCCGATGGACGAAATTCATCCGGAATCCCTGGTGCACGACCACGGGCTGGCCAAGGACGCCAAACTGTATATCCTGTGTCTGGCAGGCAAGCGCGCGGTCGCAGTCGCAAGCCAGTTGACCAAGGCCGGATACACGGACGTGCATGTGATCGAAGGCGGGTTGATGGGGTGTCAGGCCTGCGGCCAGACGATCAAAAAAGGCTGA
- a CDS encoding helix-turn-helix transcriptional regulator produces MARRSKPKPQRHENLMQAVGLLKLLAHPVRLSILCNLLHRGELSVGDIVDAEDGRASQSQVSQFLGKMRSEGLVTSRKVAQTVYYRLDSAPARAVIQYLYDTYCGNCQ; encoded by the coding sequence ATGGCCAGACGAAGCAAACCCAAACCCCAAAGACACGAAAACCTGATGCAGGCGGTGGGTCTGCTCAAGCTTCTGGCGCATCCGGTGCGTCTGTCGATTTTGTGCAATCTGCTGCATCGCGGCGAACTCAGCGTCGGCGACATCGTCGACGCCGAAGACGGCCGCGCCAGCCAGTCCCAGGTTTCACAGTTTCTCGGCAAGATGCGCAGCGAAGGTCTGGTGACCTCGCGCAAGGTGGCACAGACGGTTTATTATCGTCTGGATTCCGCTCCGGCGCGTGCGGTGATACAGTATTTGTACGATACCTATTGTGGAAACTGCCAATGA